The Gemmatimonadales bacterium DNA segment CCTGGTAGTCGATGAACCGCCCCGGGCTCCGTGCGTCCTTCTGGCGCCACACGTGCAGGGTCAGGTTCACTGGTAGCTCCGGGTGGCCAGGTGGACGTTCTGGAAGGCGAGCGGCTCCTCGTGCCGCACCGGCGCCGCGTCCGCGCCGGTGTGCTCCCAGACCGCGGCATGACAGAACCGGGCGTCGTCGCGCTTCGCTTCGCCGTCCTCGGTCTGGTGTTCCTCACGGAAATGGCCGCCGCACGACTCCTCCCGCGCCAGGGCGTCCCGGCACATCAACTCGCCCAGCTCCATGAAGTCCGCGACGCGGCCCGCCACCTCTAGCGACTGGTTCAGCTCGGAGTGCTCCCCCGTGACGTTGAGGTTCTGCCAGAACTCATCACGCAGTACCGGGATCTTCTGGAGCGCGGCCTCGAGCCCCTTCCGGTTGCGCGCCATGCCGCAATGCTCCCACATGATCTTCCCGAGCTCGCGGTGGAACGACGTCGGCGTGCGCCGGCCCTTGATCCCCAGCAGCTTCGAGAGCCGCTCCTCTACCGCGGTCACCGTGGCCTTCACCTCCGGATGATCCGCTGCCGGCACGCCTGGCTTCACCCCGGCAAGGTAGTTGCCCATGGCGTAGGGGATGACGAAGTAGCCGTCGGCGAGGCCCTGCATCAGAGCGCTGGCGCCCAGTCGGTTGGAGCCGTGGTCGGAGAAGTTGGCCTCGCCGAGCACGAAAAGCCCCGGAATGGTGCTCATCAGGTTGTAGTCCACCCACAGCCCGCCCATGGTGTAATGGCTGGCGGGGTAGATGCGCATCGGGACCTGGTAGGGGTTCTCGTCGGTGATGCGCTCGTACATCTCGAACAGGTTGCCGTACTTCTCCCGTACCGCGTCCTCGCCCAGGCGCGCGATCGCGTCGGCGAAGTCGAGATAGACGCCGCGCGCCCCGGGGCCTACGCCCCGGCCCTCGTCGCACACCCGCTTGGCCGCGCGCGAGGCGATATCCCGTGGCGCGAGGTTCCCGTAGCTGGGGTACATCCGCTCGAGGAAGTAGTCTCGCTCGGCCTCGGGGACGGCGCCCGGCGCGCGGATGTCTCCCGCCTGTTTCGGCACCCAGACCCGGCCGTCGTTGCGCAGCGACTCGCTCATGAGCGTGAGCTTGGACTGGTGGTCGCCGGAGACCGGGATGCAGGTGGGATGGATCTGCGTGTAGCAGGGGTTGGCGAACCCCGCGCCCTTCCGGTACGCCCGCCAGATGGCGGTGGCGTTGCATCCCTTCGCGTTGGTCGAGAGGTAGAAGACGGCGCCGTAGCCGCCCGTGGCGAGGCAGACCGCGTCGGCGAAGTGGGTCTCCAGCTCGCCCGTCACCAGGTCCCGGACCACGATGCCGCGCGCGCGCCCCTCGACGACGATCAGCTCCAGCATCTCGTGGCGCGAGTACATCTGCACCGTGCCCATCCCGATCTGCCGCTCCAGCGCCTGGTACGCGCCGAGGAGGAGCTGCTGGCCGGTCTGGCCACGCGCGTAGAATGTGCGTTGGACTTGGGTGCCGCCGAATGAGCGGTTGGCGAGCGTTCCCCCGTACTCGCGGGCGAACGGCACGCCTTGGGCCGCGCACTGATCGATGATGTTGACGCTGATTTGTGCGAGCCGGTAGACGTTGGCCTCGCGGGCGCGATAGTCGCCACCCTTGATGGTGTCGTAGAAGAGTCGATAGACGCTGTCGCCGTCATTCGCGTAATTCTTCGCCGCGTTGATGCCGCCTTGGGCGGCGATGGAGTGGGCTCGGCGTGGGCTATCTTGGAAGCAGAAGGACTCGACGCGATATCCGAGCTCAGCGAGCGATGCAGCGGCGGACGCCCCGGCGAGGCCGGTGCCCACCATGATCACCGTGTACTTGCGCTTATTGGCCGGGTTGACGAGCTTGTAATCGAAGCGTGCCTTGTCCCATTTCTTCTCGATCGGTCCGGA contains these protein-coding regions:
- a CDS encoding fumarate reductase/succinate dehydrogenase flavoprotein subunit — its product is MDLKSNAPSGPIEKKWDKARFDYKLVNPANKRKYTVIMVGTGLAGASAAASLAELGYRVESFCFQDSPRRAHSIAAQGGINAAKNYANDGDSVYRLFYDTIKGGDYRAREANVYRLAQISVNIIDQCAAQGVPFAREYGGTLANRSFGGTQVQRTFYARGQTGQQLLLGAYQALERQIGMGTVQMYSRHEMLELIVVEGRARGIVVRDLVTGELETHFADAVCLATGGYGAVFYLSTNAKGCNATAIWRAYRKGAGFANPCYTQIHPTCIPVSGDHQSKLTLMSESLRNDGRVWVPKQAGDIRAPGAVPEAERDYFLERMYPSYGNLAPRDIASRAAKRVCDEGRGVGPGARGVYLDFADAIARLGEDAVREKYGNLFEMYERITDENPYQVPMRIYPASHYTMGGLWVDYNLMSTIPGLFVLGEANFSDHGSNRLGASALMQGLADGYFVIPYAMGNYLAGVKPGVPAADHPEVKATVTAVEERLSKLLGIKGRRTPTSFHRELGKIMWEHCGMARNRKGLEAALQKIPVLRDEFWQNLNVTGEHSELNQSLEVAGRVADFMELGELMCRDALAREESCGGHFREEHQTEDGEAKRDDARFCHAAVWEHTGADAAPVRHEEPLAFQNVHLATRSYQ